tgatttCGCCAGCAATCTTTTGTGTTCGCGCGAAatttgtttgtatcgtgtgtgggcgagcatagatcaaaccatcgtcgtggaatcatcgaatttgcaagcgccatttgtgtagtctatagTCCGctttatacggctagtagcatcatatACCGAACAAAGCACCGGAAaccagtcttccgaaaatcactcggaagaaacactcatgataggtttctagttggaaacattcaaagccgattgctgctgcctgttgttccctagagaatcggcagagcgacaatgcgaagtcaatgtaaacaagattcaaaagcgagagcggactcgcatctaagtcgatctctcaagctcactacctggtgtatcagaagtgattgagacactgactgatacaagatccaattcgaaaatccactcactcactcactcaaactcaatcaatgcggccttgcatcggttcatactgcctgcgtactttctggcaaagcggcagaaacatatgttcatacgtactgcctgcgtgtttgaatgactattttaatcctccccaacaacagcaacaacaaagcaagatgtatcaggcagacagcattcgatcatcgatcagtaaacgagtgagtgagtgagtgattgagcaagaaaagttattgactgaaaaaagaaacagcaaatcaggtagctcctcactcagttgagaattccaactggagaagaaacgtctctctttcaaattttatttctttgattctcggagcagcgctgtcgaacacaatctttgccccactgggagataaaccaaccgaaaatttaggttttgctttcgctgttgaaaacgtatcagtgtctctcatgagaattgagtgatattcggaacactgccggaaacctacacagtaaacgcgaaaattaccgagttcggtaatttttttttaccgaaatgaTGGTTCTTATGCCCTaaatgactgattttcagcaGTTAGAAAATAGACATTTTTAGTGTCTGAAAACGAAAcaatattatagctgttttctgtGGTTGAATAAGCGTGGCCATTATGCTCTTATTTCCCCTACAACTATTTAAGtcgcaaatattttaaaaggatCATAATCGCTATaacccaaacaaaaaaaatacaattatttaatttcctttttcagattGCATAATGCCGTCTATCATAACTACTTTGCATACCTATGATACCGATTATTCCGCTGATTCTATAGAATGGTGTCCTCACAATCCGTACCAACAATTTTTCGTTTGTGGAACATATCAATTAGATAAACATGAAAACCCGTCAACAGCGAGCAACACAGAAGGCTCAACAATTCGGAAGGGACGCATCTTGCTTTTTAGTTTTGATGTACAGCAAAACTCTTTGATACGCGAACAAACTATCGAATCTTCTGCTATTTTGGATCAAAAATGGCATCCCACACTTCCAACATTGGTAGCAGCAAATGCCGGTGGTGTAATACTACTATACGAGCTGGGCTCGGAACGCAATCTAGTCCAAAAAGATGTATTTAAAATTCCTTCAAATAATGAAGAACTTCTTGCACTGTCCATTGATTGGTCATCCGAAGGTGATAGAGCTTTAGTGAGCGATTCTAAGGGATGCATCTCGGTCATCGACGTCAATACTATAGGACTACAACTTCTCAATCGATGGACAGCTCATTCTTTTGAAGCATGGGCTTGTGCCTTTGATAGAACTGATCCTAACGTTCTATACACAGGTATGGTTTTCAACGCTAACCTTTGGGTCAACTGAATTACCTAACTATCTTATTGCTTTACAGGAGGTGATGACACGTTCTTGTGCGTCTATGATATCCGATGTCTGACAGTTCCCGCTatcagaacaaaaaataaaaatcatactgCTGGAGTAACGACTTTACTATCGTTACGCCATAAGGAGCATCTATTGGCATCTGGAAGCTACGATGATAACTTAAGATTGTTCGATACGCGGAACATGAAATATTCCCTAAGCGAAACGAATCTCGGCGGTGGCATTTGGCGACTGAAAACATGTCCTTCCCAACCGGAACTCATATTGTGCGCTTGTATGTATCATAATTTTAGTGTCGTAACTTTGAATGAGGACCATAGTATTTCGGTCGAGGCGGAATATAACGAACATGACAGTATTTGCTACGGATGCGATTGGAGCTACGGACCAACCGGGCGTGGAGCCAAATATTTTGCGTCTTGCTCTTTCTATGATCATAAAATGTGTTTGGCTGTCCTTAAGTCAGATTAATAAACAGTAGCGATAAAAACACGAGCTTCACTCTGTTAGTGTTATCACATTGCCATCAGTTAAACTTAAGTAGCAGTATCAGGTAGGTATAGAAAACTtgtggaaaaatataaatttcagttttgaaaagtttaaaattgcaTGTCAAGCGTAAATAATCCAACTATTGAAATTGATGGGTGGTGATAAAGtaataattttaatcaatagTGGGCAAAAACACACAGGAAATATACACAGAGTGTATCGATGGagtgtttttttattagttgatcacccaggtggtaaatcctttttacggattgcattccaaggcacggcaagccaccgcgtccccccagtttgctgcAGTTTGTACCCCTCCATAAAGTCCACCTAAGcttctggccataattcccatccggacctacAACGAAGGCTATACTTGTGAAGGAAGACCAAACTCGCGCAAAGCGCTCCACAGCAATATTCGTTTATACGTACtctattttttaagatttgtctaatcgaagcaatcgaaggGAGAAATAACAACACGGTAcacataataaataaacaattaaatatgTAACCATAGGGATGGTTTTCCTATGCATGTTAAGATAGAAATTAAAAGTATTCCAAGTTCTACCTCCAAATAGTaaagtctctcctttccactgtcCAAAGTGCTTCcaacaacaggttatgggcccagcattagtggaaaggaggagtacacaataaaaacattgtacacagcttatgttagatccattcttgagtattgtagggttgtgtggtcgccttttcaaatttcacataaaagccgtttggaatcagtccagaaacaatttgttctattcgctttaTGAAATTTAGGATGGTTTCAGAACCAATTACCCAGCTATGAATCGCGTTGCCTGCTTAACAGGcttggtcggctcttctcaaacaacaaagagccgagagaaaacaacactgttttcagttcggcttccgagtgtaatcctctttcgctgatcgtgctccactcgttacccgcactcagaaatgaaaataatataaaaattattagttttcaGGTATTCGGTTATTTCTCTGACGATAATAAACTgaaatcacttaaaaataatgACTCACGATCATTTCTAGCCAAGAAAcgatccaatgcataaaatttaataaccgcgAGATATTTCTTTCCAAAACAAACGCTTTGTCTTTTGTCGTTTGAGTCTCTGCTAACCAGTTTGTGAGTACGTGCTAGATTTGTCAGTTGCTGCACGATCTTCAACTTGACTGCATGTTGGTTCCATCCTTTgtggaaatgtttttaaataatattttataagcATGGAATCAGCAGCAAGTCATGATAAACAGGAAAAATATGCCTGTTTTGCATGCTATGGTCAATAATGCACATTGACCATAAACCTTGTAcgaaaatcaaatgattttcgtttgattttgtttggctagttctgctttaagcgtttgTTATAAGCTCCGGCTAAACTTTTTTCCCCAACCACCAGATGTCACTTCCGAATAGtcccaatgcataaaatttaataaccgagatatttctcggcgagaaatatcccagtaattacaccCAGAGAAATAACTCTGTGAGTGGGCACGGTAAAGCGTGgaaatacatgaaaaataatatttttatatttttttcatttctgagtgcgagtttacacgagcgagctgtaagtgactcggacggcaagtgtgagagctttcacatctgagtgggagaaagagaattctaaacgaCCGGGAAGCCAGGTCGAGGTTTATGGAAGGTCCTCGTACCGAAAGCGGGTGGCGGGCCAGTATCATGGAACGTCGTcgtcgccctctgccggcagcgctgcttcgaccgattgcgcgtagtctgccgcgacctcaggttgcttcagtcgtgcgttatttaaccgaggcgggcgccggttgtTGAAGCAGcacttgggcagtggaaaggagagatctGTTCTGCTTGAGGGTAgaaactggaatgactttattttaaactttgcgTTCTATTTATACTTGTCTGTTCCCTAGAGATTCATAGGGAACCATAGTTACAATAATTTGTTTGCACCAACATGCGTGTGTTGTTATTCATCTCATCGATTACTTCGATGAGACGaatctcaacactcctcctcaacacaCGCTGTTAACAGTTATCCAACTGCAATCTCTCCGGTGGCTCCTCCTGAAGTGGCTACTCCTCCTCTACACACACCGAACCTTATCGCCTTCAGCACGACTAGGTTTCGCTCGACGACCTTCCACCGGTTTCGCCCGACGACCATTTCCTGGCTCACTCGACGACAACCTGCCTTCGGTTCGCTCGACGACAACCTCCCGTCGGCTTGACGCTCCTTGCAGTCCGTAGCCCATTCTCAAGGCTTTTCGCCTTCCCAGCGGCCTGACGACCCTCTTCGGATTCCCGGCTCGATCGCCTCCAACGGATTCCAGGTTCGACAACTCCGCACGGATTCCCGGTTCGACTGCCTTCCAATTGGATACCAGGCTAAACCACCTTCCAATTGGATCCCTGGCTCGACACCTCCGAACGGATTCCCGGTTCGACGCCTCCGCATGGATTCCCGGCTCGATGCCACCGCATGGATTCCCGGCTCGAAGCCACCGAATGGTTTTCCCGGCTCGACGCCACCGAAAGAATTCCCAGCTCGATCACCTCCGAACGGATTTCCGGCACGACCACCTTCCATCGGATTCCAGGCATTATAACCTCCGAATGGATTCCCGGCTCGACGCCTCCGAACAGTCCCAGGCTCGATGTACTTCCAATCAGTTTCCAGGCTCGACGCACTACCAAACGGTTACCAGGTTCGACGCACTTCCAAAACGGCTACCAGGTCGTCCTTCTGCCGCTGATGATTCCACTTTTCTCctcctttccactagtgctgggcccataacctgttgaagcagcacttgggcagtggaaaggagagatctGTTCTGCTTGAGGGTAgaaactggaatgactttattttaaactttgcgTTCTATTTATACTTGTCTGTTCCCTAGAGATTCATAGGGAACCATAGTTACAATAATTTGTTTGCACCAACATGCGTGTGTTGTTATTCATCTCATCCATTACTTCGATGAGACGAATCTCAAcaccggtttcgtgtgttgttcgctacggagagttttgggcgcatcttcaccatcaccagatagtggtctgactcgatgttgacgcctcgacaggatctgacgtcgatgatgtccgagaagtgtcggctgtcgatcaaaacgtggtcgatctgtgattgcgtttggtacggtgatttccaagtgtacttgtgtgggaggcggtgctggaaaaaggtactacgtacggccattcgtttggaggcggcgaaatcaataagtctgaggccgttttcattggtcagctggtgcgcactgaaccttccaattgtcggtttgaattcacCCTCCTGGCCAACAACCTGtgcattaaaatccccgatgacgatcttgatatcatgttttgggcaacggtcgctgcgcgtaaaattcgtctttgtcgtcaccggtacttccaaggtgagggctgtgcacgttgatgatgctgatgttgaagaaccggcccttgattctcaactggcacattcgtgagttgatcggccaccacccgatcacgcgcttttgcatctttcccatcactataaaagctgttccaagctcgtgtgtgttgccgcagctctggtagatggcacgacctgggtacgttcgtaccgtggagcccttccagcatacctcctgcagcgctaagatgtcgaatttgcggctcttcaattcgttggattTTTCACCGCCTAAAATCATCCTTTAATGTGTATGTTGGAAAAACGGgaagtttttctcaaaaatattaCGTTTATTCTGTGTTGGCATCATTGCTCtaccatttcattgaaaaaaacatcacttaatcATGCTAATGatagtcagaaataaaatacttaatttgatttttcgtttcCGGTCGAACTATTAAATTGACGCCTGTAAGCAAACTAAGCATTACTGCGCTCCTAGTGcataaagggtttttttttactaaatagtAAATATTTGACCTAAATTCGGCTGGAAACGAGagttttattttcgtaaaatttatttgcattgtttttattgctaaggcattttatttataaagtttttatgtgccgggagtatttttcctaactttatttgcattgtaattttttcgatattttcaataagtagttgttgttttttaagtttaaaaaaatgtataagttaTAAGTaacatttagtttgattatgttagaaaattatgttttatcgCTAAAAGTGACAGGTTACTTGTTACTACTACtaaacgcactttgttaaaaattgtacttaATTTACGgggaaaatttcacaaaatgcatCCTCTCAAGATCCAAAATAGAGTTTTTGACAGCTGCTTACAAggacaataataaaaaaccACCAGAACCAGAAGTTAGTGATGTTATAGAACAGCATTTtctggccaaaacattaaaACGAAGAAAAAGAAGTAGAAAATAACCGTTTCCGTTTGGGAGATagttttccttaagaaaacatgATCGGTACTGGAAAAAGTCGAATGGGCGTTTATAGGATCCGTGAAACACCCGCAAGTTaagttagttattttgaaaagggTACATTTCTCGCATAATACCTactacttttttaatttaaagaagaACAAGTTTGAGATGTGTTAGAAATGAAAGTGGATAAAAATCTGATATTGTTCATGTTTGatttaacttaatttattttattagagaggctGGCTTGATAGATTTGCCTCtaacacatgtttgaagttgaaaatccATTTAATTAGGCGATGGATGGTAACTTGATGAATCGTTCTGAATTAtgaatgtttaatgttttttttttatcttaaagttTCACATAGAACATTCAGAAACAGAAATTCCGCTACTactaagaaaaaatcatttcattcTGTCGCAAGAAAACAAATCAGTGATATACCACTTACAATTGTAATTgtgaaaaaacattgaattatggaacaatattttattaattaaattcaacaaaagATAATAAGTTCAACCAATCCATGGAGCATTAGCTCATtactttatgtttaaatttcCAAGTAATAAAGCATAATTATGCATAAACATaataataaattgtaaaaaaggaATAAAGGAAATCTTAAGAAACAGATGTGTTATTCAATCtatgaataacaaaataaatggCTAACTTACGTTGACTTTTTGGAATACTTATGAGAACGTTTATGGTCGGGCCAGTCCTTCTCCTGACAGTCTCTCGAACAATAAGACGTGTTCCAGCAGCAATGCAGTATGGCCTCGTGCTCGCAGCTTTTACACTACAAGTGGATaaggaaagaaaataaatactcacattgaatttttcgagcaaaaagttcattttacccaTTGTTTGTGCTTCACTTCAGTTATGCGACTGTTGTATTCAGCTATCAGAGTACGGATCTTTTGTTGCCATCTGTTAATATCTTCTTGTAAGGCATCTACAGCCAGTTGCTTAATCTTCTCAACGTCACTCATTTTATCCATTAAATATTTCAGCTAAAATACAAGTTTTAGttgattaaaacattttataatgatatttttaaactacCTTAACAACGTCGTCCGAATATTGTTTCTTCAGTTGCGATTTAATACGCGGGCTACGTTGTATAGATTGGTCATCCCTAGTTAATGCTACGTTATCGGATTTGTCCTCCGCACACGAGCGATCTAGAGTTGAATTCATTGATGACCCATTCAAAAGCACCACatcactaaaaaaaatgaaatgaaatgatcaTTTGTGgcgaatagaaaaaaattgtcatactAAGTATGGCATTGGCATGGAAAGTGATGAATCTAAATGTTTGCGTTGCTTTCTTTTATCACAACTTCGAGTAACTCGAGCTTAAAAGTAAGCTTTTGTTAAATCATTAGTCAGTTGAAAGGCTGAAATTGTCCGGAGGATGAAGTTTCATGATCTAAAGCTTACTTTTTTAGGTCGGGAAAGATAAGTGTTACtttataaatttaagaaaatcagtTACATGAGAGATGCTTGCAAATACAGGAACTTAGGAGAAAGAATTTCTAAATGAGTGGGGTTGTAGAACACCAGAGCATTTTTCAGCATCCTTGTACAGACACTTTTTCTACAACCCTATTCCGGATTTTCCTGCATTCTTCACTTGACTTGtttgagaacttcaaaattgaaatcgaaatgttaaaaaaacagttaataccTGTTTGTAGACTCAGGTGTATTTTCTACAGTATCACTCTTGGCAAAAGAAGGCGGATCatcattttttggtttctttgcttTTGTCGTTCGTCGACCTTTCATTCTACGCTTCTTTCCTTTACTTTTTGTTGCCACCACCGGTGGAGAGTACACTGGTTTGTAGCACGAGCCTGGTTGTATCAATTCAGCGGGGGTAACGTTATGGCTTCCGTACGCGTAATAATCTTTCGGAAGTGTTATCAAAGCTTGATGTTTATGTAGTTCTTCCATTGCCTTGTGGAAACCGCGCTGCTTAGGGTTTATTTTGAGAGACTGAAAATCTGAATCGATGGGTTTCACATTTGAAGCATCAATTACGGCCCGCGTGTGGCGGTCTCCAAAAAAGCGCacatcatattttttgttttgaacgcGTATGACTTTAGCCGGCCAATACTGGTAGCCCTTTTGTTTAGCGAAAACTAGCTCATGTCTTGTTACACATGGTCTAGCAAACCAATCAGCTTCGGCTTTTTCATTCGAGTGTCGAAAACAATCTGGACATTGGCGAATTTCATGAAGATCATACAAACA
This sequence is a window from Uranotaenia lowii strain MFRU-FL chromosome 3, ASM2978415v1, whole genome shotgun sequence. Protein-coding genes within it:
- the LOC129758311 gene encoding diphthine methyltransferase-like isoform X2, producing MPSIITTLHTYDTDYSADSIEWCPHNPYQQFFVCGTYQLDKHENPSTASNTEGSTIRKGRILLFSFDVQQNSLIREQTIESSAILDQKWHPTLPTLVAANAGGVILLYELGSERNLVQKDVFKIPSNNEELLALSIDWSSEGDRALVSDSKGCISVIDVNTIGLQLLNRWTAHSFEAWACAFDRTDPNVLYTGGDDTFLCVYDIRCLTVPAIRTKNKNHTAGVTTLLSLRHKEHLLASGSYDDNLRLFDTRNMKYSLSETNLGGGIWRLKTCPSQPELILCACMYHNFSVVTLNEDHSISVEAEYNEHDSICYGCDWSYGPTGRGAKYFASCSFYDHKMCLAVLKSD